In the genome of Calliopsis andreniformis isolate RMS-2024a chromosome 10, iyCalAndr_principal, whole genome shotgun sequence, one region contains:
- the LOC143185089 gene encoding uncharacterized protein LOC143185089: MKYSPQQQQQQQKERKSECEVCSIDATPKRAAHRQSTLDCKASSSVSARTAYCSTGMFAWMRVFRLASMLQQVGC, from the coding sequence ATGAAGTACTCgccgcagcagcagcagcagcagcagaagGAGAGGAAGTCGGAGTGCGAAGTCTGCTCGATCGACGCAACGCCAAAGCGTGCAGCGCATCGCCAGTCGACGCTCGACTGCAAGGCCTCGTCGAGCGTCTCGGCGAGGACTGCTTACTGTTCGACGGGGATGTTCGCCTGGATGCGCGTGTTCCGGCTCGCCTCGATGCTTCAGCAAGTCGGCTGCTAG